The Sorangiineae bacterium MSr11954 DNA segment GCCTCGTCATCGAGCCACCGCCCGACATAAGGGCCGTCGCCGAACGCGTGCTTGGCGAACGCCTGCGAGATGACCACGTCTTGCTCGAAGGACGTGAGCGGCTTACCGCGCGCGTCGTGCTCGTGCTGGGTGGCGTTGAAGACCTTCGCGCGCTGGGTGTCGCGATCGACGTCCTCGCGCGAAAACTCACGGCCTTCGACCAGGTTTATGCCCAGGGTCTCCGTGAGACCTTCCCCGGTCGGGTAGCTCTGCACGGTGAGCTGCTCCATCGTGGACTCCGCGGGCCGAACGCCGGTGGTCGTCAGGTTCGGGCCCCAGGGCGTGAAGAACGTCTCCAGCATCGCGTGCACCCCGGGGGTCGCGCGCACGGCCTCCCGATCCCGGCGGAGCATGTCGGCGAGCGATTCGTCCTTTCGCATCGCCGAGTCCAGCGGGCGCGCGGTGACGATCAAGAGGTTCTCGTCGTCGAAGCCCGATGGCTGGCTTATCTCGCGCCGCGCCTTCAAGATCATGGCCGCGCAGTTGGCCACCACGGCCAAGGTGAGCGCGATCTCCACCACGATGAGCCCGAACTTGACCTTGTTGCGCAGCATCGCGCGAAAAATGGGACCTAATTCTTCCATGGTTTGACGTGCGCCCGTTTACTGGAGTTTGAGGTACGTCGAAGGCGATAAGCGGCATACGCGGTAGGCGGGATAGAGCCCCGCCATCAAACCGGCGGCCAGCGAGGCGACCACGGCGAAGAGCAGCATCGTCCAATCCATCTGGAACACGTCGCTGCGCGAATACATCGATTTGACGTAGTTGTTGACCCCGAAGAGCGCGAGCCACGCGGCCACGAAGCCGACCGCACCGCCCGCGAGCGCCACCACCTCGCACTCCAAGAGGTGCAGCACGAAGATATCCCAGCGGCGCGCCCCCAGCGCGCGTCGCACGCCGATCTGCGGTGCCCGCGCCAAGAACTTCGCCATGAGCAGCCCCATGAGGTTCAGCGCGCACACCGAGAGAAAGAGGATGGCCACGATCATCATCGCGGTGGTCTCCGGCGGAACCGCGCCGCGATCCACCATCCACTCGAGCAGCGGGGTCACCCGATTGTCGAGCGGCCTTTGGAAGCGCCCCACCTTCTTCTGGCTCATCGTGTACGCATCGACGAAATCCTTGTACTCTGCAACTTTAGCGGCCGTGGGGAGCTCGACCCACATTTGCAGCCAGGTCTTCTCGCCCTGAAGGTACTCCGCCTCGTACCCCGGCCCCGCCGCCGGCTTCCAATTGGCCTGGCTTCCCGAGCTCTGGATTTGCATGGGGCCGACCAGATTGAACGGGATGAACAGCGCCTCGGGGGTCCCCGGCGCCCGGCGCGACACCAAATCGTAAAAGAGGACCGAAGGCGACCACCGCGCGAGCACGCCGACCACGCGAAAGTCGCGATCCTCGATGCGCAGCACCTTCCCCACGCTGTTCCCGCCGCCAAAGACCCGGTCGTTGAGATCCTTGCTCAAGACCACCACCGGATCGCGCGCCTCATCGGCTTTGCGATCCCACCCCGAGCCGTACTCGAACGGCACGTCGAACATGGTGAAGAAGTCGCCGAAGCACAATCGGGTCGGCTCTCTGCTCGGGTGCGCCTTGCCCGGCTCGGGGATCACGTTCAGCTCCGCGCGGGTCATGACCGACTGCCGAACGGGGATGCTCGAGCGCATGATCCCCATCGCATCCATGTACGTGACCTGCGAGGGAACCGGCTCGAAGTTCGGGTGCGCCGGATCCCAGCTATCCATCCGAACGTAATAAAGAACCCCCGACTTGCTCGGGATCGGATCTTTGGCGAACGAGTGCCGGATGGCCGAAAAC contains these protein-coding regions:
- a CDS encoding ABC transporter permease, encoding MLDYHLKLVGRSLRQRPGHALLVVAGIALGVAVATVFSAIRHSFAKDPIPSKSGVLYYVRMDSWDPAHPNFEPVPSQVTYMDAMGIMRSSIPVRQSVMTRAELNVIPEPGKAHPSREPTRLCFGDFFTMFDVPFEYGSGWDRKADEARDPVVVLSKDLNDRVFGGGNSVGKVLRIEDRDFRVVGVLARWSPSVLFYDLVSRRAPGTPEALFIPFNLVGPMQIQSSGSQANWKPAAGPGYEAEYLQGEKTWLQMWVELPTAAKVAEYKDFVDAYTMSQKKVGRFQRPLDNRVTPLLEWMVDRGAVPPETTAMMIVAILFLSVCALNLMGLLMAKFLARAPQIGVRRALGARRWDIFVLHLLECEVVALAGGAVGFVAAWLALFGVNNYVKSMYSRSDVFQMDWTMLLFAVVASLAAGLMAGLYPAYRVCRLSPSTYLKLQ